The Lolium rigidum isolate FL_2022 chromosome 1, APGP_CSIRO_Lrig_0.1, whole genome shotgun sequence region ATTGTTCACTTCAAATATCTGCAAGCTACAGATGACACAATTACAAACACACATAGTAACACGGAAGAAGCTGAAACATACAAGAGCACCACAACACCAGGAGCACACTTCTCTCAAGAACTTGATAGAGCTTTCATGGAGATGGTGGCCAATCAAATCCAGCATAGCCTTCACCGACTCCCCCGTAGAACCTCACCTCTAACCCTTCCAGACCCTGACCATCATCCCatatgccctcgtcgtcgctcccGATGGCATAGTAGTCATCATCCATGAACTCCCATGAATAGATGGAGTCATCATCTGAGTCGTCCGAGCACTCCTCCCAGAAGCTGTTCTCGTAGCAGTCGTCCACACAAGGGCCTAGGACCTGCAGCCCGGGATACTTCTCCTGCAAGAACTTATTGTCGACGCCCCAGCAGCCGCGCAGGTCTAAGAACTTGAGGTCATGGCACTGGGAGGCAATCTCAACAACAGCCTTGGTCGCGATGAGCATGTAGCCTATCTCCAGATGGCGGAGCTTTGGCATACtgcaagcaatggcacgggcctcGTCATGCTGGCAAAGCTTGCCAGCGACATCTATGGGGTGCATGACTCGCCGAAGTCCGACCAGGGATTTGCAGTTCTTGCCAAATGCCTCCAGAGCACGGGCGCCGATCTTGGTGCAGCTG contains the following coding sequences:
- the LOC124685276 gene encoding F-box protein FBW2-like isoform X2; the protein is MEECSEYRCWEELLPDALGLIFRNLSLQEMLTVVPRVCKSWSRVVAGPYCWQEIDIQEWSQQHSKPDQLIRMVHTLIARSGGSFRRISLSGLPNDSLFTFIADHARSLKTLELPRSRISDCIVEDVAQRLSNVTFLDVSSCTKIGARALEAFGKNCKSLVGLRRVMHPIDVAGKLCQHDEARAIACSMPKLRHLEIGYMLIATKAVVEIASQCHDLKFLDLRGCWGVDNKFLQEKYPGLQVLGPCVDDCYENSFWEECSDDSDDDSIYSWEFMDDDYYAIGSDDEGIWDDGQGLEGLEVRFYGGVGEGYAGFDWPPSP
- the LOC124685276 gene encoding F-box protein FBW2-like isoform X1 translates to MVDRTTCTAIPRGMEECSEYRCWEELLPDALGLIFRNLSLQEMLTVVPRVCKSWSRVVAGPYCWQEIDIQEWSQQHSKPDQLIRMVHTLIARSGGSFRRISLSGLPNDSLFTFIADHARSLKTLELPRSRISDCIVEDVAQRLSNVTFLDVSSCTKIGARALEAFGKNCKSLVGLRRVMHPIDVAGKLCQHDEARAIACSMPKLRHLEIGYMLIATKAVVEIASQCHDLKFLDLRGCWGVDNKFLQEKYPGLQVLGPCVDDCYENSFWEECSDDSDDDSIYSWEFMDDDYYAIGSDDEGIWDDGQGLEGLEVRFYGGVGEGYAGFDWPPSP